The following proteins are encoded in a genomic region of Galbibacter sp. BG1:
- the hisG gene encoding ATP phosphoribosyltransferase produces MEERKIKIAIQKSGRLNEDSLKILKDCGISIDNGREQLKASARNFPLEVMYLRNGDIPQYLRDGVVDLAIVGENLLVEKGKDLQILEKLGFSKCRVSLAVPKVSNFNSIKDLEGKRIATSYPNTVNEFLQREKINAELHIISGSVEIAPNIGLADAVVDIVSSGSTLFKNNLKETITILRSEAVLVASPTIDEDIRPIVEKLKFRIQSVLKARDSKYVLLNAPNDKIDRIIELLPGMRSPTVLPLAEEGWSSIHTVINKDRFWEIIDELKSIGAEGILVCPIEKMVI; encoded by the coding sequence ATGGAAGAAAGAAAAATAAAAATTGCAATTCAGAAGTCAGGACGGCTTAACGAAGATTCCCTAAAAATCTTAAAAGATTGCGGTATCTCCATTGATAATGGAAGGGAGCAATTAAAGGCCTCTGCAAGGAACTTCCCCTTGGAAGTAATGTATTTAAGAAATGGCGATATACCTCAATATTTAAGGGATGGAGTAGTAGATCTGGCAATAGTAGGGGAAAACCTGCTTGTTGAAAAAGGAAAGGATTTACAGATATTGGAAAAATTAGGATTTTCCAAGTGCCGTGTATCCTTGGCAGTACCAAAGGTAAGTAATTTTAACTCCATAAAAGATTTAGAAGGCAAGCGTATCGCCACTTCTTATCCCAATACAGTAAACGAATTTTTGCAAAGGGAAAAAATTAATGCAGAATTACATATTATTAGCGGTTCTGTTGAAATAGCTCCCAATATTGGGCTCGCAGATGCTGTAGTGGACATTGTCTCCAGCGGGAGCACCTTATTTAAGAATAACCTAAAAGAAACGATTACTATTTTAAGAAGTGAAGCCGTTTTAGTGGCTTCGCCAACTATAGATGAAGATATAAGACCTATTGTAGAAAAACTCAAGTTTAGAATACAATCGGTATTAAAGGCGCGGGATTCGAAATATGTGTTGCTGAATGCCCCTAACGATAAAATCGATAGAATTATAGAGCTGTTACCTGGAATGAGAAGTCCTACTGTTTTGCCTTTGGCAGAAGAAGGGTGGAGTTCTATTCATACGGTTATCAATAAAGATCGTTTCTGGGAAATTATTGACGAATTGAAATCCATCGGTGCGGAAGGGATATTGGTTTGTCCTATCGAAAAAATGGTTATTTAA
- the hisD gene encoding histidinol dehydrogenase produces MKKIYNPKQEEWAEILRRPTKTIEDIEATVSEVFNEVKQKGDDAVQKYTSLFDGVSLESNLVSSEEIKLAKESVSEELKAAIALAKSNITTFHKAQKTDRIRVETTSGVSCWQEKRPIEKIGLYIPGGTAPLFSTILMLAVPAEIAGCKEVVLCTPPDKEGKVNPAILYTAALCGVDKIYKVGGIQAIAAMTFGTESISKVYKIFGPGNQFVTVAKQLATRHNVAIDMPAGPSELLVVADETAKAAYVASDLLSQAEHGVDSQVVLVSTAKDFLEEVTEEIESQIQLLPRMEIAQKAIENSRFVYFENRQEALALINEYGPEHFIVVTADEDFYVNGITNAGSVFIGDYTPESAGDYASGTNHTLPTNGYAKQYSGVNLDSFMKSMTFQKISKEGIQKIGPSIELMAEAEGLAAHKNAVSLRLKDLK; encoded by the coding sequence ATGAAAAAGATATATAATCCAAAGCAAGAGGAATGGGCTGAAATTTTAAGACGGCCTACCAAAACTATCGAAGATATTGAAGCTACTGTAAGTGAGGTTTTTAATGAAGTGAAACAAAAAGGGGATGATGCTGTACAAAAGTATACCAGTTTATTTGATGGTGTTTCCTTGGAAAGTAACCTTGTATCTTCAGAAGAAATAAAATTGGCTAAGGAAAGTGTTTCCGAGGAATTAAAAGCGGCAATAGCTTTAGCGAAATCGAATATTACCACCTTTCATAAAGCACAAAAAACAGATCGTATACGTGTGGAAACTACCAGCGGGGTATCTTGCTGGCAAGAAAAACGTCCCATAGAAAAAATCGGACTTTATATTCCTGGTGGTACGGCACCGCTATTTTCTACGATATTAATGCTAGCTGTTCCTGCTGAAATTGCGGGCTGTAAAGAGGTAGTACTTTGTACACCACCCGATAAAGAAGGCAAGGTGAACCCTGCCATATTGTACACCGCTGCTTTGTGTGGAGTGGATAAGATCTATAAAGTAGGAGGGATTCAAGCCATAGCAGCCATGACATTTGGAACAGAATCTATTTCTAAAGTTTATAAAATATTCGGACCGGGAAATCAGTTCGTAACAGTGGCCAAACAGTTGGCAACCCGCCATAACGTTGCGATCGATATGCCAGCGGGGCCTTCCGAATTGCTGGTTGTAGCCGATGAAACGGCAAAGGCGGCGTATGTGGCCTCCGATTTGCTTTCGCAAGCAGAGCATGGCGTGGATAGTCAGGTAGTATTGGTTTCCACAGCAAAAGACTTTTTGGAGGAAGTTACCGAGGAAATCGAGTCACAAATACAGCTATTACCACGTATGGAAATTGCTCAAAAGGCTATTGAGAACTCCCGCTTTGTTTATTTTGAAAACCGACAAGAGGCTTTGGCCTTGATAAACGAATACGGTCCGGAACATTTTATTGTTGTAACCGCCGATGAAGATTTTTATGTTAATGGAATCACCAATGCCGGTTCTGTTTTTATTGGGGATTATACTCCAGAGAGTGCCGGCGATTATGCTTCTGGAACTAACCATACACTGCCTACCAATGGTTATGCAAAGCAGTACAGTGGAGTAAATTTGGATAGTTTTATGAAGAGCATGACTTTTCAGAAAATCAGCAAGGAAGGTATTCAAAAGATTGGCCCTTCCATAGAGCTTATGGCCGAAGCTGAAGGCTTGGCAGCTCACAAAAATGCAGTTTCACTTCGGTTAAAAGATTTGAAGTAA
- the hisC gene encoding histidinol-phosphate transaminase, with translation MVTEFNIDTLVRENVKKLKPYSSARDEFKDFKKDMVFLDANENPFNNGVNRYPDPQQRSLKDLLGNLKGVEASQILLGNGSDEVLDLLFRAFCEPKKDNIITLPPSYGMYKVLAETNDIENREVLLTAEFEPDVEQILETVDENSKLLFICSPNNPTGNAFNPKKIEALLKGFNGIVVVDEAYIDFSNKDSWIGKLQEFPNLVVTQTLSKAYGMAGIRLGICYASEEIISILNKIKPPYNVNELTQQKAVERVGDIKSVKNEITSILMERERLIKVLLEVNFINKIYPTDANFVLVKVDDANARYDQLLDKGIVVRNRSTQPLCENTLRFTIGTPVENKNLIQSLKEI, from the coding sequence ATGGTTACAGAATTCAACATAGATACATTGGTTCGTGAGAACGTAAAGAAACTCAAACCTTATTCCTCCGCTAGGGATGAATTTAAGGATTTCAAAAAGGATATGGTGTTTTTAGACGCCAATGAGAATCCGTTTAACAATGGAGTCAATCGATATCCTGATCCGCAACAACGTTCCTTGAAAGACCTTTTGGGTAATTTAAAAGGAGTGGAAGCTTCCCAGATTCTATTGGGAAACGGCAGTGACGAAGTATTGGATCTTCTTTTTAGGGCATTTTGCGAACCAAAAAAGGATAATATAATAACCCTGCCACCTTCCTACGGAATGTATAAAGTTTTGGCAGAAACCAACGATATAGAAAATCGGGAAGTCCTGTTGACAGCAGAATTTGAACCCGATGTTGAGCAAATATTGGAGACCGTGGATGAAAACTCGAAACTGCTTTTTATTTGTTCACCCAACAATCCGACTGGGAATGCATTTAATCCGAAAAAAATAGAGGCTCTTTTAAAAGGTTTCAATGGTATTGTGGTAGTCGATGAGGCTTATATCGATTTTTCGAATAAAGATAGTTGGATTGGAAAACTTCAGGAATTCCCGAATTTGGTAGTTACCCAAACACTTTCTAAGGCATATGGAATGGCAGGGATTAGATTAGGGATTTGTTACGCTTCCGAAGAAATAATTTCCATCTTGAATAAAATTAAACCTCCTTACAACGTCAATGAATTGACGCAACAAAAAGCAGTAGAAAGAGTGGGAGATATAAAGTCTGTTAAAAATGAAATAACCTCAATTTTAATGGAGAGAGAAAGGCTAATTAAAGTTTTACTTGAAGTAAATTTTATAAACAAAATATATCCAACGGACGCCAATTTCGTGCTCGTTAAAGTTGATGATGCCAATGCACGTTATGATCAATTGTTGGATAAAGGGATTGTAGTGCGTAACCGTTCCACACAACCGTTATGTGAAAATACGCTTCGCTTCACCATTGGAACTCCTGTTGAAAACAAAAATTTAATACAATCTTTAAAAGAAATATAA
- the hisB gene encoding bifunctional histidinol-phosphatase/imidazoleglycerol-phosphate dehydratase HisB codes for MAKKVLFIDRDGTLIKEPADEQIDAYDKLDFYPQAFTYMRKIAEELDYELVMVTNQDGLGTEVYPEDTFWPVHNFIMRAFENEGVVFKDVFIDRTFARDNAPTRKPNTGLLTKFFSEEYDLEKSFVIGDRLTDVELAKNLGAKGIFINDESYLGAEEISVKRDELDSFIALETDSWKAIYEFLKLDNRIAEISRKTNETDIFIRLNLDGTGKSDIDTGLPFFDHMLDQISRHGQMDLTVKVNGDLEVDEHHTIEDTAIALGEVFSKALGNKLGIERYGFCLPMDDCLAQVAIDFGGRNWLVWEAGFKREMIGQMPTEMFYHFFKSFTDGAKANLNVKAEGVNEHHKIEAIFKAFAKSIKVAVKRDSGKMILPSTKGML; via the coding sequence ATGGCCAAAAAAGTACTTTTTATAGACCGTGATGGAACTTTAATTAAAGAACCGGCAGATGAACAAATAGATGCTTACGATAAACTTGATTTTTATCCGCAGGCGTTTACGTATATGCGTAAAATTGCCGAGGAATTGGATTATGAATTAGTAATGGTGACCAATCAAGATGGCTTAGGGACCGAAGTTTATCCAGAGGACACCTTTTGGCCGGTACATAATTTTATAATGCGAGCTTTCGAGAACGAAGGAGTTGTTTTTAAAGATGTTTTTATCGATCGAACCTTTGCAAGGGATAATGCCCCAACACGAAAACCGAACACGGGACTTTTAACAAAGTTTTTTTCGGAAGAATACGACTTGGAAAAGTCTTTTGTAATTGGCGATCGGCTTACAGATGTGGAGTTGGCTAAAAACCTAGGGGCTAAAGGCATTTTTATTAATGATGAAAGTTATTTAGGTGCAGAAGAGATTTCGGTTAAAAGAGATGAGTTAGATTCGTTTATCGCTTTGGAAACAGATAGCTGGAAGGCCATATATGAATTTTTAAAATTGGATAATCGAATTGCTGAAATTAGTAGAAAAACCAACGAAACCGATATTTTTATCCGTTTGAACCTGGATGGAACCGGAAAAAGTGATATTGACACTGGCTTGCCTTTTTTCGACCATATGTTAGATCAAATCTCACGTCACGGACAAATGGATTTAACCGTGAAAGTTAATGGCGATTTAGAGGTGGACGAGCATCATACGATTGAAGATACAGCCATTGCCCTAGGAGAAGTTTTCAGTAAAGCATTGGGAAATAAATTGGGGATTGAGCGCTACGGATTTTGCTTACCAATGGATGATTGTTTGGCTCAAGTGGCCATCGATTTTGGAGGAAGAAATTGGTTGGTTTGGGAAGCAGGTTTCAAGAGGGAGATGATAGGGCAGATGCCAACGGAAATGTTTTATCACTTTTTTAAATCTTTTACCGACGGTGCAAAAGCCAATTTAAATGTAAAAGCAGAAGGTGTAAATGAACATCATAAAATAGAGGCTATTTTTAAAGCTTTTGCAAAATCCATTAAAGTAGCCGTTAAAAGGGATTCAGGAAAAATGATCTTACCATCAACTAAAGGAATGCTTTAA